One segment of Candidatus Dadabacteria bacterium DNA contains the following:
- the carA gene encoding glutamine-hydrolyzing carbamoyl-phosphate synthase small subunit: MKKAYLALEGGKVFEGTSFGAQGEATGEVVFNTSLTGYQEILTDPSYNGQIIVMTYPEIGNYGINPEDFESEKPHLSGFVVKEYWDHPSNWRSKESLDSFLSRHGIPGIQGIDTRELTRIIRIGGAIKGIISTVETSPEALAEKVDSSPGIVGRDLVTEVSCAQPYAWDEGTGKWRHSRDKNSEPSRKFKVAVYDFGIKRNILRELRDLGCETTVFPSKTDSKDILAFDPDGIFLSNGPGDPAAVKYASKNVRKLIGKKPIFGICLGHQILGLALGGKTFKLKFGHRGGNQPVKNLATGKVEITSQNHGFAVDPDSLKSNVAVSHINLNDQTVEGLKHKDYPLSCVQYHPEASPGPHDSSYLFRNFIEMMEDFSA; the protein is encoded by the coding sequence GTTGTTTTCAATACATCCTTAACGGGTTACCAGGAAATACTCACGGATCCTTCCTATAACGGTCAGATAATCGTAATGACCTACCCAGAGATAGGCAACTACGGAATCAACCCCGAGGATTTCGAATCAGAGAAACCTCACCTAAGCGGTTTCGTGGTAAAGGAATACTGGGATCACCCGAGCAACTGGAGATCGAAAGAGAGCCTAGACAGTTTCCTCTCAAGACATGGAATACCCGGCATACAGGGAATCGACACCAGGGAACTTACGAGGATCATACGAATCGGTGGAGCGATAAAGGGAATTATATCAACCGTCGAGACAAGCCCCGAGGCTCTTGCCGAGAAAGTCGACTCCTCGCCGGGAATAGTCGGACGTGACCTAGTAACGGAAGTAAGCTGCGCGCAGCCTTACGCATGGGACGAGGGAACGGGAAAGTGGCGCCACAGCAGGGACAAAAACTCCGAACCCTCCAGAAAATTCAAAGTCGCCGTCTACGACTTCGGAATAAAGAGAAACATACTCAGAGAGCTTCGCGATCTTGGATGTGAAACAACGGTTTTTCCGTCGAAAACGGACTCCAAGGACATACTGGCTTTTGACCCCGACGGGATTTTTCTCTCAAACGGACCCGGGGACCCGGCCGCGGTTAAATACGCTTCGAAGAATGTAAGAAAACTTATCGGGAAAAAACCCATTTTCGGGATCTGCCTCGGACACCAGATATTGGGTCTCGCGCTTGGAGGAAAGACCTTCAAGCTAAAATTCGGGCATCGCGGAGGAAACCAGCCGGTCAAGAACCTTGCGACAGGAAAAGTGGAGATAACTTCGCAGAATCACGGCTTCGCCGTGGACCCCGATTCGCTTAAAAGCAATGTCGCCGTCTCTCACATAAATCTGAACGACCAGACCGTCGAGGGACTGAAACACAAGGACTACCCCCTCTCCTGCGTCCAGTATCACCCCGAAGCCTCTCCGGGGCCGCATGACTCCTCTTATCTTTTCAGAAACTTCATCGAGATGATGGAAGATTTTTCAGCGTAA
- a CDS encoding endonuclease V yields the protein MHRKGDLIKDLEILYSAKPTPVREAFRIQKELSRRVVQTPDPKPISTIADADIAICVKERKLVCGMILFSYPELEEIERVWAVSDEVFPYVPGLLGFREAPCVIRTFDKLREHCDMIMVDGHGLAHPRGFGLACHVGVLLDIPAIGVAKKCLYGTFSEPGPKKGERELIRGRDREVIGAALRTRDGVKPVFVSTGNRTDLYTAIVVALECSRSLRIPEPTRLADKYVGLLKREVCG from the coding sequence ATGCACCGTAAAGGCGACTTGATAAAAGACCTTGAAATACTCTATTCCGCAAAACCTACTCCTGTAAGAGAAGCTTTTCGTATTCAGAAAGAGCTTTCCCGAAGGGTTGTACAAACTCCTGATCCGAAGCCTATTAGCACGATTGCCGACGCCGATATCGCTATCTGCGTCAAGGAGAGAAAACTTGTCTGCGGAATGATTCTTTTTTCCTATCCTGAGCTGGAGGAGATCGAAAGGGTATGGGCTGTCTCGGATGAAGTATTTCCCTATGTTCCCGGGCTTCTGGGCTTCAGGGAGGCGCCTTGCGTCATAAGGACTTTCGACAAGCTTCGTGAGCACTGTGACATGATTATGGTAGACGGACACGGACTTGCTCATCCAAGGGGCTTCGGGCTTGCCTGTCATGTCGGAGTTTTGCTCGATATTCCGGCGATAGGCGTCGCAAAGAAATGTCTTTACGGGACTTTCAGCGAACCGGGTCCTAAGAAGGGCGAAAGAGAGTTAATAAGAGGCAGGGACCGTGAGGTCATTGGCGCAGCTTTGAGAACCAGAGACGGCGTTAAACCGGTTTTCGTGTCTACTGGGAACAGAACTGATCTCTATACCGCTATTGTGGTTGCCCTTGAGTGCTCGCGCAGTCTTAGGATTCCCGAACCTACAAGGCTTGCAGACAAGTATGTAGGGTTGCTTAAAAGAGAGGTGTGTGGATAA
- a CDS encoding alpha/beta hydrolase — protein sequence MFGKNFRKQKIQTPEVEINTVWGGKGQPLLLLHGYPQTHVMWHEVARTLASNFLVVCPDLRGYGDSSKPAGKEDHSNYSKRAMAADMVSVMETLEFSEFYVAGHDRGGRVLHRMCLDHPEKVLKACVMDIAPTHHTFTTADKHFSTGYYHWFFLIQPDGLPERMIGADPEYYLLEKLRRWSASGAGFHPEAVKEYVRCFSDPRAIHASCEDYRAAASIDIVHDEEDMDARITCPLLALWGGKGFIHRTYDVLSVWREKALSVSGKPLDCGHFVPEEKPRETSAELLSFFR from the coding sequence ATGTTCGGCAAAAACTTCAGAAAGCAGAAAATCCAGACTCCGGAAGTCGAGATAAACACCGTCTGGGGAGGAAAGGGACAGCCCCTGCTTCTCCTGCACGGCTACCCGCAGACGCACGTTATGTGGCACGAGGTAGCGCGTACGCTCGCCTCGAATTTTCTGGTCGTATGCCCCGATCTACGGGGTTACGGAGACAGTTCCAAGCCTGCCGGCAAAGAAGATCACTCAAACTATTCAAAAAGGGCAATGGCCGCGGACATGGTATCGGTGATGGAAACCCTGGAGTTCTCCGAGTTCTACGTCGCGGGACACGATAGGGGAGGCAGGGTGCTTCACCGCATGTGTCTCGATCACCCTGAAAAAGTCCTAAAGGCCTGCGTCATGGACATCGCCCCCACCCACCATACGTTCACAACCGCCGACAAGCACTTCTCCACGGGTTACTATCACTGGTTTTTTCTTATCCAGCCCGACGGACTTCCTGAGAGAATGATAGGGGCTGACCCGGAATACTATCTTCTTGAGAAGCTCAGACGCTGGAGCGCCTCAGGTGCGGGATTTCATCCCGAGGCCGTAAAAGAGTATGTTCGCTGTTTCAGCGATCCGCGCGCAATCCATGCAAGCTGCGAAGACTACAGGGCCGCGGCCTCCATAGATATTGTCCATGATGAAGAAGATATGGACGCCAGGATAACGTGTCCACTTCTTGCCCTCTGGGGCGGAAAGGGGTTCATTCACAGAACCTATGACGTGCTTAGCGTATGGAGGGAAAAAGCGCTCAGCGTTTCGGGAAAACCGCTTGACTGCGGCCACTTTGTCCCGGAGGAAAAACCCCGGGAGACCTCCGCGGAACTGCTGTCATTTTTCAGGTAA
- a CDS encoding HigA family addiction module antidote protein, with protein sequence MTINSPPHPDRSIRENCLAPLGLNVTEAAKILGVARHTLSRILNGHVAISLEMAIRLEKAGWSNAEFWLRRQTTYDLVQARKGEDRINVEFYRSQRTEKE encoded by the coding sequence ATGACGATAAACAGTCCGCCGCATCCCGACCGCAGCATCAGGGAAAACTGCCTAGCCCCACTTGGGTTGAACGTTACCGAAGCGGCAAAAATTTTGGGTGTTGCTCGTCACACGCTTTCGCGCATACTGAACGGCCATGTGGCAATTTCACTGGAGATGGCTATCAGGCTTGAGAAGGCGGGATGGTCCAATGCCGAGTTCTGGCTACGTCGCCAGACCACTTACGACCTGGTGCAGGCACGCAAGGGCGAAGACCGGATCAATGTTGAGTTCTACCGGTCGCAGCGGACGGAGAAGGAATGA
- a CDS encoding AbrB/MazE/SpoVT family DNA-binding domain-containing protein — protein sequence MHIVKIFKSGRSQAIRIPKDFAYEGVKELTVRKIGEKLILEPVRKSWLTLYDEIEPLGTDDNFLADRPDLFAIDESRVKFKSVRISRNR from the coding sequence ATGCACATCGTAAAAATTTTTAAGAGCGGCCGTAGCCAAGCTATCCGCATACCGAAAGATTTCGCCTATGAAGGCGTAAAGGAGCTGACCGTGCGGAAAATCGGCGAAAAACTGATCTTGGAACCAGTACGCAAGTCTTGGCTGACTCTGTATGACGAGATCGAGCCGTTAGGAACAGATGACAACTTTCTGGCTGATCGACCTGACTTGTTCGCCATTGACGAAAGCAGGGTGAAGTTTAAATCTGTTCGCATAAGCCGTAACAGATGA
- a CDS encoding DUF4065 domain-containing protein, producing MQTTVLDVAEYILQKKKPIPAMKLQKLVYYCQAWSLVWEDRPIYKNRIEAWAHGPVVVDLYYAHRGEYMLESVGGNPSILSQSDIETIDAVLEYYGEKSSQWLSDLTHQERPWQKARRSLPRGQRGSEEITLASMAEYYGSL from the coding sequence ATGCAGACCACTGTATTAGATGTAGCCGAGTATATACTTCAGAAGAAAAAACCAATCCCTGCCATGAAATTGCAGAAGTTGGTCTATTACTGCCAAGCTTGGTCATTGGTATGGGAAGACAGGCCCATTTATAAAAACAGGATAGAAGCTTGGGCTCATGGTCCTGTAGTTGTCGACCTGTATTACGCCCACAGAGGTGAATATATGTTGGAAAGCGTCGGAGGCAATCCTTCAATTCTTTCCCAATCAGATATTGAGACCATTGATGCTGTTTTGGAATATTACGGCGAGAAATCTTCACAATGGCTGTCGGATCTCACCCATCAGGAACGCCCATGGCAAAAAGCTCGCAGGTCCCTGCCGAGAGGGCAGCGGGGAAGTGAGGAAATAACGCTGGCATCCATGGCGGAATATTACGGTTCTCTCTGA
- the gshB gene encoding glutathione synthase — MSKMLFVMDPIESININKDTTFVIMLECQARGHEIRYCELKDLFVKDSEAWADSTKLRLERKSDYYSKGLTGTSPLDDFDIVWMRKDPPFNMDYIYSTYILNRVDESETHVINHPAGIRESNEKMYSLNFADYIPPTLVSKDIEKLKEFLYETGNEIVVKPLDGYGGEGIFLVRADDPNLNVILESITDFGRTYVMAQKFIKEVSQGDKRVIILNGQPIGAVMRVAAKGEFRSNFHSGGYPEKTTLTERDLEICDGLRQKLLEDRLYLVGIDIVGGYLTEVNTTSPTCVQEINFFSGVKLESQIVDFAESIIRGTPESL, encoded by the coding sequence ATGTCGAAAATGCTTTTCGTGATGGACCCGATCGAGTCCATAAACATAAACAAGGACACCACTTTCGTCATAATGCTCGAATGCCAGGCAAGAGGGCACGAAATTCGCTACTGCGAACTCAAGGATCTTTTCGTAAAGGACTCCGAGGCATGGGCGGATTCAACCAAGCTTCGTCTCGAGAGAAAGAGTGATTACTACTCAAAGGGATTAACGGGAACTTCTCCGCTTGATGACTTCGACATCGTATGGATGAGAAAAGATCCCCCCTTCAACATGGACTATATCTACTCGACCTACATACTAAACAGGGTTGACGAGTCCGAAACGCACGTGATAAACCACCCGGCCGGTATACGGGAATCTAACGAGAAGATGTACAGCCTTAATTTCGCCGACTACATCCCCCCTACTCTGGTTTCAAAAGACATAGAAAAACTGAAGGAATTTCTCTATGAGACCGGCAACGAGATTGTGGTAAAACCGCTTGACGGCTACGGCGGGGAGGGAATTTTTCTCGTAAGGGCCGATGACCCTAATCTCAACGTGATACTCGAGAGCATAACCGACTTCGGGCGGACCTACGTGATGGCCCAGAAATTCATAAAAGAGGTTTCGCAAGGAGACAAAAGGGTTATAATTCTAAACGGCCAGCCCATAGGAGCCGTGATGAGGGTAGCCGCAAAGGGAGAATTCAGAAGCAATTTCCACTCCGGAGGATATCCCGAGAAAACCACTCTTACGGAAAGGGACCTGGAAATATGCGACGGCCTCAGACAGAAACTCTTAGAGGACCGGCTCTATCTGGTCGGAATCGACATAGTCGGAGGGTATCTGACCGAAGTCAACACCACTAGCCCGACATGCGTTCAGGAAATAAACTTTTTCAGCGGGGTAAAGCTTGAATCGCAGATAGTCGATTTTGCTGAGAGTATTATCCGCGGGACTCCAGAGAGCCTTTAG
- the gatC gene encoding Asp-tRNA(Asn)/Glu-tRNA(Gln) amidotransferase subunit GatC, translated as MKISKEDVLNTAELARLEFDDETLSKFTRQLGDILIHIDELAELDTKNVEPTSHVLELSTPFRKDEVNQLITAEDALSNAPSKENDFFTVPKVIEDQS; from the coding sequence ATGAAAATATCCAAAGAAGATGTGCTTAACACGGCCGAGCTTGCAAGGCTCGAGTTTGATGACGAGACGCTTTCGAAGTTCACCCGTCAGCTCGGGGACATCCTCATCCATATAGATGAGCTTGCCGAGCTTGACACGAAAAACGTGGAGCCCACATCGCATGTGCTTGAACTCTCAACTCCTTTCCGAAAAGACGAGGTAAATCAGCTAATAACTGCTGAAGACGCCCTTAGCAACGCACCCAGCAAAGAAAACGATTTCTTCACGGTTCCAAAAGTCATAGAGGACCAGAGCTGA
- the gatA gene encoding Asp-tRNA(Asn)/Glu-tRNA(Gln) amidotransferase subunit GatA produces the protein MSIPRTIKEAAALIERKEASPVELAELFLERISSEDAKINSYITVWKEAALEAAREAEKEISEGNYLGPLHGVPIALKDIFVTKDSRTTCGSKMLRDFIAPYNSTVAEKLMASGSVVLGKNNMDEFAMGSSNETSYFGPVRNPWDTDRVPGGSSGGSAAATAANLCVASVGTDTGGSIRQPGSLCGVVGMKPTYGRVSRYGMIAFASSLDQAGPLAKTVEDAAIILSSIAGHDPMDSTSVNLPTADYASALNTDIKGLRVGIPKEYFISGMDPEVEESVRKAIAELETMGAEIVEISLPHSRYTVSTYYIIAPSEASSNLARYDGVRYTYRCENAETLRDLFFRSRSEGFGDEVKRRIMLGTYALSTGYYDAYYLKAQKVRTLIIRDFDSAWEKVDVIASATSPETAFRIGEKADDPLKMYLSDIFTIPCNIAGLPGISVPCGFSSEKLPIGLQIMGKPFDEQTVLNVAYAYEQSTKWYEKEVSPLG, from the coding sequence ATGTCCATTCCAAGAACCATAAAGGAAGCAGCCGCGTTAATAGAGAGAAAAGAGGCCTCCCCGGTGGAACTCGCCGAACTTTTTCTCGAGCGCATATCCTCCGAGGACGCAAAAATAAACTCTTACATCACCGTCTGGAAAGAAGCGGCCTTGGAGGCCGCCAGAGAGGCGGAAAAAGAGATATCCGAAGGAAACTATCTGGGACCTCTCCATGGGGTCCCGATAGCGCTTAAGGATATTTTCGTGACAAAGGACTCGCGTACCACCTGCGGCTCGAAAATGCTGCGGGATTTCATCGCTCCCTACAATTCCACCGTGGCCGAAAAACTCATGGCGAGCGGTTCCGTAGTACTCGGGAAAAACAACATGGACGAGTTCGCCATGGGATCTTCAAACGAAACATCTTACTTCGGACCGGTAAGAAACCCCTGGGACACCGACAGGGTTCCGGGAGGATCAAGCGGAGGAAGCGCCGCCGCCACAGCGGCAAATCTGTGCGTCGCGTCAGTCGGAACAGACACCGGGGGTTCCATAAGGCAGCCCGGCTCCCTCTGCGGAGTAGTGGGAATGAAACCCACCTACGGAAGGGTAAGCCGCTACGGCATGATTGCATTCGCTTCTTCCCTCGATCAGGCGGGACCGCTTGCGAAAACCGTTGAGGACGCAGCCATAATCCTCTCCTCCATAGCAGGCCATGACCCGATGGATTCAACATCCGTAAACCTTCCGACCGCTGATTACGCAAGCGCGCTCAATACGGACATAAAGGGGCTACGGGTCGGCATACCGAAGGAATACTTCATCTCGGGGATGGATCCCGAAGTGGAAGAATCCGTCCGCAAAGCTATCGCCGAACTTGAAACCATGGGAGCGGAAATTGTGGAGATTTCGCTTCCTCACTCCCGCTATACGGTCTCAACCTACTATATAATAGCCCCTTCGGAAGCAAGTTCGAACCTAGCAAGGTACGACGGAGTAAGATACACATACCGCTGTGAAAATGCGGAAACCCTGAGAGATCTGTTTTTCAGAAGCCGCTCGGAAGGGTTCGGAGACGAAGTGAAGAGAAGAATAATGCTTGGAACCTACGCCCTTTCCACAGGCTACTATGACGCCTATTACCTGAAAGCCCAGAAGGTAAGAACCCTTATAATAAGGGATTTTGACAGCGCCTGGGAAAAAGTTGACGTGATAGCGAGCGCCACTTCTCCTGAAACCGCTTTCAGAATAGGCGAAAAAGCAGACGATCCCCTTAAAATGTACCTATCCGACATATTTACCATTCCCTGCAACATAGCAGGACTCCCCGGAATATCAGTCCCCTGCGGATTCAGTTCAGAAAAGCTTCCGATAGGGCTTCAGATAATGGGAAAGCCATTCGACGAGCAGACAGTGCTCAACGTTGCGTACGCTTACGAGCAAAGCACGAAGTGGTACGAAAAAGAAGTGTCCCCTCTTGGATAA